The following proteins come from a genomic window of Candidatus Syntrophosphaera sp.:
- a CDS encoding T9SS type A sorting domain-containing protein codes for MKKILLVVLTLSLLLTFAFAKEMQVGTNKKPIDTPALGADRTPVEPLNYNAGQTREVPEYTFTKLPTAIITNYYDYMIGSYNGLPLRVIPDVAGGGYFMTYHGRRQATATRRAFYTYIDPAGNIVNNNEITSVQNHEGYTTVAVDPVSGKPIYAWHANADTDGELEVQVTSDAFIAGIAGLFNDVQVAIDNPYTLTAPDGTVTNLNEFIWPTAQIGPSPVAGKRRVYLAARNSESQTYGPSENLLIAYADFDGDEIEMGTPLVWNHISIPEMNQWNVDAEWRRPFHSLTTDNAGNLYYAGYHFATTPDASENIREHDLDVFVCPNYGQGTWTRLHDFSWIPTWNPPGQPGGTGYFIGDGDIAYPDTSLTWAIANSSHINAGVDSYGRIHVLGSWAMSTKEGGYWPDYQNIKEFVFDPATQEFYVKEVYPQKDPSDTVNQTFTPWDMEAPWGEAEYVLADDNEYYLGIAFTGHPGKMWPFPHWDTTAHGDAMMFHYNNTKVSDANDHGMMVAVWQNSQRARWFNYNSDTDYSAFANTPELMISVSPDNGATWSQPINLNNVETPEFSGIKPMWVYPADKVLFTGMQGQNKVGKIGFMFYNDFTWGSNAITPSYHPTPDGGEVMFMEMQIVFPVGDVSNSDNSTPAVTKMLHQNYPNPFNPETTISFDMPASGHANLSVYNVKGQLVKTLVNENLGFGRQSFVWNGTDNNGQAVTSGLYFYRLTAGGSVETNRMMLMK; via the coding sequence ATGAAAAAAATCCTATTGGTAGTATTAACGCTCAGCCTGCTGCTGACTTTCGCTTTCGCGAAGGAAATGCAGGTTGGAACAAACAAGAAACCCATCGACACACCTGCCCTGGGTGCCGACAGAACTCCTGTCGAACCCCTGAACTACAATGCAGGCCAAACCCGTGAAGTACCGGAATACACTTTCACCAAACTGCCCACTGCCATCATCACGAACTATTACGATTATATGATCGGCAGCTACAACGGTTTGCCCCTGAGAGTGATCCCGGATGTCGCCGGGGGCGGATATTTCATGACCTATCATGGACGCCGCCAGGCCACCGCGACCCGTCGCGCCTTCTACACCTACATTGACCCGGCCGGAAACATCGTCAACAACAACGAGATCACCAGCGTGCAGAACCACGAGGGTTATACCACTGTTGCCGTCGACCCGGTTTCCGGAAAGCCAATCTATGCCTGGCATGCCAATGCCGACACTGATGGCGAACTGGAAGTTCAGGTGACATCAGACGCCTTCATCGCCGGTATTGCCGGTCTGTTCAACGATGTCCAGGTTGCCATCGACAATCCTTATACCCTGACCGCGCCTGACGGAACGGTCACGAACCTGAATGAGTTCATCTGGCCCACCGCCCAGATCGGCCCCTCCCCAGTTGCCGGAAAAAGAAGGGTCTATCTGGCTGCCAGGAACTCCGAGTCACAGACCTACGGACCCTCAGAAAACCTCTTGATCGCCTACGCGGATTTTGATGGTGACGAAATCGAGATGGGTACTCCCCTGGTCTGGAATCACATTTCCATTCCCGAAATGAACCAATGGAACGTCGATGCCGAATGGCGCCGCCCCTTCCATAGCCTCACCACGGATAACGCCGGCAATCTCTATTATGCCGGCTACCACTTTGCCACAACTCCCGATGCTTCTGAAAACATCAGGGAGCATGACCTGGACGTGTTCGTCTGCCCCAACTATGGTCAGGGCACCTGGACCCGCCTCCATGATTTCAGTTGGATCCCAACCTGGAATCCTCCGGGACAGCCTGGTGGAACCGGTTATTTCATTGGTGATGGCGATATCGCTTACCCCGATACATCGCTTACCTGGGCCATAGCCAACTCTTCCCATATAAATGCCGGAGTGGATAGCTACGGCAGAATCCACGTTCTTGGTTCCTGGGCCATGTCCACCAAGGAAGGCGGTTATTGGCCGGATTATCAGAACATCAAGGAATTCGTCTTTGATCCAGCCACCCAGGAATTCTACGTGAAGGAAGTCTATCCCCAGAAGGATCCCAGCGATACCGTCAACCAGACCTTCACACCCTGGGACATGGAAGCTCCCTGGGGCGAGGCGGAGTATGTGCTTGCCGACGACAATGAATATTACCTGGGCATAGCCTTCACCGGTCATCCCGGCAAAATGTGGCCCTTCCCGCACTGGGATACGACCGCCCACGGCGATGCAATGATGTTCCACTACAACAACACCAAGGTATCCGATGCCAACGATCACGGCATGATGGTCGCGGTATGGCAGAATTCCCAGCGTGCCCGCTGGTTCAACTACAATTCCGACACGGATTATTCAGCCTTCGCGAACACCCCTGAACTGATGATCTCCGTCAGCCCCGATAACGGCGCTACCTGGAGCCAGCCGATCAACCTGAATAATGTGGAAACTCCTGAATTCAGCGGAATCAAGCCCATGTGGGTCTATCCCGCCGACAAGGTGCTCTTCACTGGCATGCAAGGCCAGAACAAGGTCGGAAAGATCGGTTTCATGTTCTACAACGATTTCACCTGGGGCTCCAATGCCATCACTCCTTCCTATCATCCCACCCCGGACGGCGGAGAAGTGATGTTCATGGAAATGCAGATCGTGTTCCCGGTCGGTGATGTGTCCAATTCGGACAATTCCACCCCCGCGGTAACGAAGATGCTCCACCAGAACTATCCCAACCCCTTCAACCCTGAAACCACCATCAGCTTTGACATGCCCGCCTCCGGCCATGCCAACCTTTCCGTCTACAACGTGAAAGGCCAGCTGGTCAAGACCCTCGTCAACGAAAACCTGGGCTTCGGCAGGCAGAGCTTCGTATGGAACGGCACCGACAACAACGGACAGGCCGTCACCAGCGGACTCTACTTCTATCGCCTGACCGCAGGCGGCAGTGTCGAAACCAATAGAATGATGCTGATGAAATAG
- a CDS encoding ABC transporter ATP-binding protein/permease, with amino-acid sequence MRTFDAILPYLKKSYGKIAWGIVMLILVDIVQLITPRVMQYAIDSIQERRIDQAGLVWIGLIIFGLAIAVMVLRYFWRILIIGNSFRIEKFLRQDFYNHLLRLSQNFFNRSKTGDLMAYATNDLNAVRMLFGMGLIAAMDIVLMTIASFSFMGAINWRLTALAVIPMPILSFTIGYFGKKMHKSFARVQKSFATLSGRIQESISGIRIVKAFVQEQPELDKVDEVSLDYVKQNIAMARIAGFFHPFMGFVISISMIITLYFGGRATIRGDITIGEFIAFFQYLGMLVWPMIAIGWIVDMYQRGTASLKRLNEIFDVQPEIDDSQADPSITAIQGRIEIRNLSFRYAPDLPLIFKGISTRIDDGKTLAVVGPTGCGKTTLIELLVRIYDPPKGSILIDGHELHRVPLNVLRRDMVLVPQDIFLFSDTISNNIRLGSPETSTEEVYEAAKVAQVYDEVMEFEQKFDTLIGERGVTLSGGQKQRVAIARALLTNPEILILDDALSAVDTKTERQILENLIQLRQGKTTIIIAHRISSIQHADHIIVLGDGVITERGSHAELLKLGGLYHDLYEKQRIRARLEGEEL; translated from the coding sequence ATGCGGACCTTTGATGCCATCCTTCCCTATCTGAAGAAGAGTTATGGCAAGATAGCCTGGGGCATTGTGATGCTGATCCTGGTGGACATCGTGCAGTTGATCACACCGCGTGTGATGCAATACGCCATCGACAGCATCCAGGAGCGCCGGATAGACCAGGCGGGCTTGGTCTGGATCGGTCTGATCATCTTCGGTCTGGCGATCGCGGTGATGGTGCTGCGCTATTTCTGGCGGATCCTGATCATCGGCAATTCCTTCCGGATCGAAAAGTTTTTGCGCCAGGATTTTTACAACCACCTGCTGCGCCTTTCCCAGAATTTCTTCAACCGCAGCAAGACCGGCGACCTGATGGCCTACGCCACCAACGACCTGAACGCGGTGCGGATGCTCTTTGGGATGGGCTTGATCGCGGCGATGGACATCGTTTTGATGACGATCGCCTCCTTCTCTTTCATGGGCGCGATCAACTGGCGCCTGACCGCGCTGGCCGTGATCCCGATGCCCATCCTCTCCTTCACCATCGGCTACTTCGGCAAAAAGATGCATAAAAGCTTCGCCCGGGTGCAGAAAAGCTTCGCCACCCTCAGCGGACGAATCCAGGAAAGCATCTCCGGCATCCGCATCGTCAAGGCCTTCGTGCAGGAGCAGCCAGAGCTGGATAAGGTGGACGAGGTCTCGCTGGACTATGTGAAGCAAAACATCGCGATGGCCAGGATCGCCGGCTTTTTCCATCCCTTCATGGGCTTCGTGATCAGCATTTCGATGATCATCACCCTCTATTTCGGAGGCCGCGCGACCATCCGGGGCGACATCACGATCGGGGAATTCATCGCTTTCTTCCAATACCTGGGCATGCTGGTCTGGCCAATGATCGCCATCGGCTGGATCGTGGACATGTATCAGCGCGGGACCGCCTCGCTGAAGCGCCTGAACGAGATCTTTGACGTACAGCCGGAGATCGACGACTCGCAGGCCGACCCCTCGATCACAGCCATCCAGGGCAGGATCGAGATCCGCAACCTCAGTTTCCGCTACGCCCCCGACCTGCCCCTCATCTTTAAAGGTATCAGCACCCGCATCGACGACGGCAAGACCCTGGCCGTGGTTGGCCCCACCGGCTGCGGCAAGACCACCCTGATCGAGCTTTTGGTGCGCATCTACGATCCGCCTAAAGGCAGCATCCTGATCGATGGCCACGAATTGCACCGCGTTCCGCTGAACGTTCTGCGCCGCGACATGGTGCTCGTGCCCCAGGACATCTTCCTCTTTTCGGACACGATCTCCAACAACATCCGCCTGGGCAGCCCGGAAACTTCGACCGAAGAGGTTTATGAGGCCGCCAAAGTGGCACAGGTATATGACGAGGTGATGGAGTTCGAGCAGAAATTCGACACCCTGATCGGCGAACGGGGAGTGACCCTCTCCGGCGGCCAGAAACAGCGTGTGGCGATTGCTAGGGCTTTGCTGACCAATCCCGAGATCCTGATCCTGGACGACGCCCTCTCCGCCGTGGACACCAAAACGGAACGCCAGATCCTGGAAAACCTGATCCAGCTCCGCCAGGGCAAAACGACCATCATCATCGCCCACCGCATCTCCTCCATCCAGCACGCGGACCACATCATCGTGCTGGGCGACGGCGTCATCACCGAACGCGGCTCCCACGCCGAACTTTTGAAGCTGGGCGGCCTCTACCACGATCTCTATGAGAAACAGCGCATCCGCGCCCGCCTGGAAGGGGAGGAGCTATGA
- a CDS encoding PorV/PorQ family protein, whose translation MKKHIILVIAISILLLPGLLSAKPFGKVGTAALQFLKLGVDARAIGMGEAYTAVTDDVSSVYWNPAGLAPAYENQVFISHTNWPANIMHEFLAGTYTNGVSTFAAYASVLHMDDIDITDEETFGPTGEQFTNSSMAFGLNYAQQFTNKFSAGIGVKYLRENLYEFSVNSYSFDLGSIYNTGWKNVKIGMALRNFGPDIRYLVDDDEDGAFDEDPFDLFDNDGDGLIDEDGPELDSKIPMSFSLGISGDLMRSDTSHWIASLQLDNVIDRMETWNIGTEYKLGNLFLRAGYQLNYDTNGFSAGVGYQIPTRFAIFNIDYAYTDMGALAENFLKSAHRLSIKMRY comes from the coding sequence GTGAAAAAACATATCATTCTCGTTATCGCCATCAGCATCCTGCTGCTGCCGGGACTGCTTTCCGCCAAGCCCTTCGGCAAGGTTGGGACCGCGGCCCTGCAATTCCTCAAACTGGGTGTGGACGCGCGCGCGATCGGCATGGGAGAGGCCTACACCGCCGTAACTGACGATGTATCTTCAGTTTATTGGAATCCTGCCGGGCTCGCCCCAGCTTATGAAAACCAGGTCTTCATCTCCCATACCAACTGGCCTGCGAACATCATGCACGAATTCCTTGCCGGCACATATACCAACGGCGTTTCCACCTTTGCCGCCTACGCCTCCGTTCTGCACATGGATGACATCGACATCACGGATGAAGAAACATTCGGACCGACGGGTGAACAGTTCACGAACAGCAGCATGGCCTTCGGCCTTAACTATGCGCAGCAGTTCACGAACAAATTCTCGGCCGGCATCGGAGTCAAATACCTGCGCGAGAATCTCTATGAATTCTCCGTTAACAGCTATTCCTTCGATCTCGGTTCCATCTACAACACTGGCTGGAAAAATGTGAAGATTGGAATGGCTCTGCGCAACTTCGGCCCGGACATCCGTTACCTTGTGGATGACGACGAGGACGGAGCCTTTGATGAAGACCCGTTCGACCTGTTTGACAACGATGGAGACGGCCTCATCGATGAAGACGGCCCCGAACTCGATTCCAAGATCCCCATGAGTTTCTCCCTGGGGATCAGCGGTGACCTCATGCGCAGCGACACTTCGCATTGGATCGCCTCGCTCCAGTTGGATAACGTGATTGACCGCATGGAAACCTGGAACATCGGCACGGAGTACAAGCTGGGAAACCTCTTCCTGCGTGCCGGATATCAACTCAATTATGACACCAACGGCTTCAGCGCCGGGGTCGGTTATCAGATCCCCACCCGCTTTGCCATTTTCAACATAGACTATGCCTATACGGACATGGGCGCCCTCGCGGAAAACTTCCTCAAGAGCGCTCACCGGCTGTCCATCAAGATGAGATACTAA
- a CDS encoding T9SS type A sorting domain-containing protein, whose product MKRVLILVMVLLPVLILAGSMQPGPQKTAWESTQGRPIPPAREDPPDYIFTKMPTSIITNYYDYMIGSYNSLPLRVIPDVAGGGYFMAYHGRRQATATRRVFYSYLDPAGNIINNNEITSVQNHEGFAGIAVDPVSGKPMYAWHANADDDANLETQFTSDAFIAGIAGLFNDIVLVADAPTTITPPNGPATTDNEFIWPAVEIGPSPVAGKRRVYVAMRNYVSHAISGNPIENYYIAFADFNADEIEMGTPLVWDHITIPEQDAWNHDTLEGRRPSGTIVADNAGNLYWAGHHFAYDTDSNTIVEEDMDVFVCPNYGQGTWVRYSEYSNLPSWNPAGTPGGTGYFVDDNSLPYPDNELYWAIVNSGHMNAVIDNLGKIHVPSTWGHSVVEGYWQAFQYVKEFVFDPATFEFEVREIYPQKSPDDTYNQWFTPWDVEAPWGEPEYYLADDNNYYLNPVTTWPFPHWDTTAHGDLMLFHYNGIKLSQPNDEGMMVAVWQDAMRARWFNYYADTDYSAYGNTPEIMISASPDNGNTWSEPINLNNVETPELAGIKPMYVYPADKVIYTGMQGDNKVGKIGVMFYNDFTWGSNVNAPAYHPTPDGGETMFMELQIVFPVGVANDDSTVPTIARMLLQNYPNPFNPETTIGFDLPQAGKTNLSIYNVKGQLVKTLVDGDLGFGRHSVVWNGTDNGGNSVSSGLYFYRLSSGGHTESRRMMLLK is encoded by the coding sequence ATGAAACGTGTCTTAATCTTAGTTATGGTGCTGCTGCCGGTTCTGATACTGGCGGGGAGCATGCAGCCCGGCCCTCAGAAAACAGCCTGGGAATCAACCCAAGGCAGGCCAATTCCGCCCGCCCGCGAGGACCCGCCTGACTACATTTTCACCAAAATGCCCACCTCCATCATAACCAATTACTACGATTACATGATCGGCAGCTACAACAGCCTGCCCCTGAGGGTGATCCCGGATGTTGCGGGTGGAGGATATTTTATGGCCTACCACGGACGCCGTCAGGCCACAGCTACTCGCAGGGTGTTTTACAGCTATCTCGATCCCGCGGGGAACATCATCAACAACAACGAGATCACCAGCGTGCAAAACCATGAAGGTTTCGCCGGCATAGCCGTCGATCCGGTATCCGGAAAACCAATGTACGCCTGGCATGCCAATGCCGATGACGACGCCAATCTGGAGACCCAGTTCACCTCCGATGCCTTCATAGCCGGCATCGCGGGGCTCTTTAACGACATCGTGCTGGTTGCCGATGCCCCCACCACTATCACCCCTCCCAACGGGCCTGCGACTACAGACAATGAATTCATCTGGCCGGCTGTGGAGATCGGCCCTTCCCCGGTGGCCGGAAAGCGCCGCGTCTATGTGGCAATGCGCAATTATGTGTCCCATGCCATTAGCGGGAATCCGATCGAGAATTACTATATTGCCTTTGCGGATTTCAACGCAGACGAAATCGAAATGGGAACTCCCCTGGTTTGGGACCATATCACCATTCCGGAACAGGATGCCTGGAATCACGATACTCTTGAGGGACGGCGTCCTTCCGGTACTATCGTGGCCGATAACGCTGGAAACCTGTACTGGGCAGGGCACCACTTTGCCTATGACACCGATTCGAACACGATAGTCGAAGAAGACATGGATGTTTTCGTCTGCCCCAATTATGGCCAGGGCACTTGGGTGCGGTATAGCGAATACAGCAATCTACCGTCCTGGAATCCGGCCGGAACCCCAGGCGGAACCGGATACTTTGTGGATGACAACTCACTGCCCTATCCCGATAATGAACTCTACTGGGCCATTGTCAATTCGGGGCACATGAATGCCGTGATCGATAACCTGGGCAAGATCCATGTTCCCAGCACCTGGGGCCACTCCGTCGTGGAAGGATATTGGCAGGCTTTCCAGTACGTCAAGGAATTCGTGTTCGATCCCGCCACCTTCGAATTTGAAGTGCGCGAGATCTATCCGCAGAAATCTCCGGACGACACTTATAACCAGTGGTTCACTCCCTGGGACGTGGAAGCGCCCTGGGGCGAGCCAGAGTATTATCTGGCCGACGACAACAACTACTATTTGAATCCTGTCACGACCTGGCCTTTCCCGCATTGGGACACCACGGCCCACGGCGACCTGATGTTGTTCCATTACAACGGGATAAAACTTTCCCAGCCCAACGACGAAGGCATGATGGTCGCGGTTTGGCAGGACGCCATGCGCGCCCGCTGGTTCAATTATTATGCCGACACTGACTACTCGGCCTACGGCAACACTCCGGAGATCATGATCTCCGCCAGCCCGGATAATGGCAATACCTGGAGCGAGCCGATCAACCTCAACAACGTGGAAACGCCTGAACTCGCTGGGATCAAACCCATGTATGTCTATCCCGCGGACAAAGTGATCTACACCGGCATGCAGGGCGACAACAAGGTCGGCAAGATAGGTGTCATGTTCTACAATGATTTCACCTGGGGCTCAAATGTCAACGCCCCTGCCTACCATCCCACCCCGGATGGAGGAGAAACGATGTTCATGGAACTGCAGATCGTTTTCCCGGTGGGAGTCGCCAATGACGACAGCACAGTTCCCACGATTGCGAGAATGCTGCTGCAGAACTATCCCAACCCCTTCAATCCGGAAACTACGATCGGTTTTGACCTGCCCCAGGCTGGCAAGACCAATCTTTCCATCTACAACGTGAAAGGCCAGCTGGTGAAAACCCTGGTCGATGGCGACCTCGGTTTCGGTCGCCACAGCGTTGTCTGGAACGGCACCGACAACGGGGGAAACAGCGTTTCCAGCGGCCTCTATTTCTATCGCCTGAGCTCAGGCGGACACACAGAAAGCCGCAGGATGATGCTGCTCAAATAA
- a CDS encoding T9SS type A sorting domain-containing protein: protein MKMIFIFTLLLALLPAIVCAESQLPGLQASPKATPQGRPIPVFRDAPAYTFTKLPTAIITNYYDYMIGSYNEMPLAVIPQSAGGGYFMTYHGRRQATSTRRVFYSYLDPAGNVINNNEITSVQNHEGFPGLAIDPVSGKPMYAWHADADDDPALETQFTSDAFIAGIAGLFNDVVLVSDGPLDITAPDGTTSSDNEFIWPSVVVGPSPVADKRRVYVGMRNRVSHAINGSPSENIYIAYADFNGDDFEMGTPLSWTHITIPDQDAWNHDTTALRRPAGAIAADDAGNLYWAGHHSAWDSNDNFLREPNMNVWVSPNYGQGDWVRYVGDADLATWNPESTPSDTTGYYTDSDNGDIPYGDNEIFFGIINSGHINTVIDNYGRIHQPSTWSLRTYNGYYYPALQYIKEWVYNPASHEFEVREIYPQKHPDDNHNTCFTPWDMEAPWGEVDEYNYDAAYTPPYWPVIFTAWPFPHWDQTAHSDAMMFHYNGIKLSEPNDQGMMVCVWQDSERARWFNYYSDADYSAFTNTPEIWIAVSPDNGNTWSEPIIINNVETPEFAGIIPMYVYPADQVIFAGMQGVNKVGKIGIMFYNDFTWGSNVNAPAYHPTPDGGEVMFMELQIVFPEGNTSNSDTSMPAVSNMLLQNFPNPFNPETTIGFDLPQAGKTNLSIYNVKGQLVKTLVDGDLGFGRHSYLWNGTDNGGNSVSSGLYFYRLSSGGHTESRRMMLLK from the coding sequence ATGAAAATGATTTTTATTTTCACACTGCTGCTGGCGTTGCTGCCCGCGATCGTCTGCGCGGAATCCCAACTGCCAGGCTTGCAGGCAAGTCCCAAGGCAACGCCGCAGGGAAGGCCCATCCCAGTTTTTCGGGATGCGCCGGCCTACACTTTCACCAAACTGCCCACTGCCATCATCACCAATTACTACGACTACATGATCGGCAGTTACAATGAGATGCCCCTGGCTGTCATACCCCAATCCGCCGGCGGCGGATATTTCATGACCTATCATGGTCGCCGCCAGGCTACTTCGACCCGCAGGGTGTTCTATTCATATCTTGATCCCGCTGGCAACGTGATCAACAATAACGAGATCACCAGCGTGCAAAACCATGAGGGTTTCCCCGGCCTGGCCATCGACCCGGTATCCGGAAAGCCAATGTACGCCTGGCACGCCGACGCCGATGACGATCCCGCCCTGGAAACCCAATTCACTTCAGACGCCTTCATTGCCGGGATCGCCGGGCTCTTCAACGATGTCGTGCTCGTTTCCGACGGGCCTCTGGATATCACTGCGCCCGACGGGACCACAAGCTCGGACAACGAATTCATCTGGCCCTCGGTGGTGGTTGGCCCCTCGCCCGTTGCAGACAAAAGGCGGGTCTATGTGGGCATGCGCAACCGGGTATCGCACGCCATCAACGGAAGCCCCAGCGAAAACATTTACATCGCCTATGCCGATTTCAACGGCGACGATTTTGAGATGGGAACTCCGCTGTCCTGGACCCACATCACCATCCCCGACCAGGATGCCTGGAATCATGACACAACTGCGCTCAGACGCCCTGCCGGAGCCATTGCCGCGGACGATGCTGGAAACCTCTACTGGGCAGGTCATCACTCAGCCTGGGATTCCAATGACAATTTTCTCCGTGAACCCAACATGAATGTCTGGGTATCGCCGAACTACGGACAGGGAGATTGGGTCCGCTATGTTGGCGATGCCGACCTGGCCACCTGGAATCCTGAATCCACGCCTTCCGATACCACAGGCTATTACACGGATTCGGACAACGGCGACATTCCCTACGGGGACAACGAGATCTTCTTTGGCATCATCAATTCCGGCCATATCAACACCGTCATCGACAATTACGGCAGGATCCACCAACCCAGCACCTGGTCCCTCAGAACTTACAATGGGTATTATTATCCCGCTTTGCAGTACATTAAGGAGTGGGTCTACAATCCGGCTTCCCACGAATTTGAGGTTCGCGAGATCTATCCCCAGAAACATCCCGATGACAACCACAATACATGTTTCACCCCCTGGGACATGGAAGCTCCTTGGGGCGAAGTAGATGAATACAATTATGACGCCGCCTATACGCCCCCCTACTGGCCTGTGATCTTCACTGCCTGGCCTTTCCCCCACTGGGACCAGACCGCCCACTCGGATGCCATGATGTTCCATTACAATGGGATCAAACTTTCCGAGCCAAATGACCAAGGCATGATGGTTTGCGTCTGGCAGGATTCCGAGCGCGCCAGATGGTTCAACTATTATTCCGATGCCGACTACTCCGCCTTTACCAATACCCCTGAGATCTGGATCGCGGTCAGCCCGGACAACGGCAACACCTGGAGCGAACCGATCATCATCAACAACGTGGAAACTCCAGAGTTTGCTGGCATCATCCCGATGTATGTGTATCCAGCAGACCAAGTGATCTTCGCCGGCATGCAGGGTGTCAACAAAGTCGGCAAGATCGGGATCATGTTCTACAATGATTTCACCTGGGGCTCGAATGTCAATGCCCCCGCCTACCATCCCACCCCTGACGGCGGTGAGGTGATGTTCATGGAACTGCAGATCGTATTCCCCGAAGGAAACACTTCAAATTCAGACACTTCCATGCCAGCAGTTTCGAACATGCTGCTGCAGAACTTCCCCAATCCCTTCAATCCTGAAACTACGATCGGTTTTGACCTGCCCCAGGCTGGCAAGACCAATCTTTCCATCTACAATGTCAAAGGCCAGTTGGTGAAAACCCTGGTCGATGGCGACCTGGGCTTCGGCCGCCACAGCTATCTCTGGAACGGCACCGACAACGGCGGAAACAGCGTTTCCAGCGGCCTCTACTTCTATCGCCTGAGCTCAGGCGGCCACACAGAAAGCCGCAGGATGATGCTGCTCAAATAA